In one window of Gudongella oleilytica DNA:
- a CDS encoding IreB family regulatory phosphoprotein: MNETVKFEATKETLTEPREILISVFNSLEEKGYNPINQIIGYILSGDPTYITSHNNARTIIRKIERDELLEEILRAYLKCTKD, encoded by the coding sequence ATGAACGAAACCGTGAAATTCGAAGCCACTAAGGAAACACTTACAGAGCCCAGAGAAATACTGATTTCTGTTTTCAACTCACTGGAGGAAAAGGGATACAATCCCATCAATCAGATCATCGGGTACATCCTTTCAGGAGATCCCACCTATATTACAAGCCACAACAACGCCCGAACGATCATAAGAAAGATCGAGCGGGACGAGCTATTGGAGGAAATACTTCGGGCATACTTGAAATGCACTAAAGACTGA
- the alaS gene encoding alanine--tRNA ligase, translating to MKKLGLHEIRKEYLDFFKEKDHLVASSFSLVPKNDKSLLLIGAGMAPLKPYFTGDATPPHNRMATCQKCIRTGDIENVGRTARHATFFEMLGNFSFGDYFKKEAVAWAWEFLTERMELKPEDLWVSVYLEDDEAYEIWNKDIGVPAEKIVRLGKEDNFWELEVGPSGPCSEIYIDRGLEYGCGHEDCKPGCDCDRFLEVWNLVFTQFDKDEQGVYHPLPNPNIDTGMGLERITCIMENVDTIFDIGAIRDILHKVEEISGYEYGSAYEKDVSVRLITDHTRAMTFLVSDGVIPGNEGRGYVLRRLIRRAARHGKLLGIEKGFLDQMAGVVIDSWSVEYKELKENEAQIKKVIRAEEEKFQETINQGIDILDEYIEEMKAAGSEVFGGDKAFKLYDTYGFPLELTLEILNEKGIKLDTDGFKANMEEQRQRARSAREGTDGGWGGKEEEELTKGFKSTFLGYDTTRAESVVLALFKEGERVIHLSEGEEGLVILKETPFYGEQGGQVGDKGKLLFEGGYAEVTDARPTKEGAILHIISVKEGQLKEDMKAEAAVDDELRDATRRNHSATHLLHKALKSVLGGHVNQAGSLVMPNRLRFDFTHFEAVSKEDLARIEAEVNHNLLRAMPVVTEVVTLKEAQEKGVIGLFEDKYGEVVRVVSMGDYSQELCGGTHVSNTGQIGLFKIVSEAGIAAGVRRIEALTGLNAFDYMNSLEKELEQLSHSMKTNRQSLKERAQVIMEELKEKEREIGRLKDKLSANIADEILSTAKEVEGVKVIVYTAPEMDMNSLRNLGDELKARLRSGVVVLATAIGEKVSLVAMATKDVTEKGIHAGNIVKAVAAATGGSGGGRPEMAQAGGKDVSKLKEAMDSVEGLVREQLKR from the coding sequence ATGAAAAAGTTGGGACTGCATGAGATACGAAAAGAATATCTTGATTTCTTCAAAGAAAAAGACCATCTGGTAGCATCAAGCTTTTCACTGGTGCCTAAAAATGATAAATCTCTGTTGCTGATCGGAGCGGGAATGGCACCGCTTAAGCCATACTTCACAGGCGATGCGACACCTCCCCACAATAGGATGGCAACATGTCAGAAGTGTATAAGAACCGGTGACATCGAAAACGTAGGAAGGACTGCAAGACATGCCACCTTCTTCGAGATGCTTGGAAATTTCTCCTTCGGGGACTATTTCAAGAAGGAAGCAGTAGCATGGGCATGGGAATTCCTCACTGAGAGGATGGAGCTAAAGCCGGAGGATCTTTGGGTGAGCGTCTATCTTGAGGACGACGAGGCATATGAGATATGGAACAAGGATATCGGAGTGCCTGCAGAGAAAATAGTAAGGCTTGGAAAAGAGGACAATTTCTGGGAACTTGAAGTAGGACCATCAGGTCCTTGCTCAGAGATATATATAGACAGGGGCCTGGAGTACGGCTGCGGACACGAGGATTGTAAACCAGGCTGCGACTGTGACAGATTCCTCGAGGTTTGGAACCTTGTTTTCACCCAGTTTGACAAGGACGAGCAGGGAGTTTACCATCCGCTGCCAAATCCCAATATAGATACAGGAATGGGTCTTGAGAGAATTACTTGCATAATGGAGAACGTGGACACCATATTCGACATCGGTGCCATAAGAGACATCCTCCACAAGGTTGAAGAGATAAGCGGATATGAATACGGCTCAGCCTACGAGAAGGATGTGTCAGTAAGGCTCATAACTGACCACACAAGGGCTATGACATTCCTTGTCAGCGACGGAGTAATTCCCGGCAACGAAGGAAGAGGCTATGTTCTAAGAAGGCTTATCAGGCGTGCTGCAAGACACGGCAAGCTACTGGGAATAGAAAAGGGCTTCCTTGACCAGATGGCAGGTGTTGTAATAGACTCCTGGAGCGTTGAGTACAAGGAGCTTAAGGAAAACGAGGCACAGATCAAAAAGGTAATAAGAGCAGAAGAGGAGAAGTTCCAGGAGACAATCAACCAGGGAATAGATATCCTCGATGAATATATCGAAGAAATGAAGGCAGCCGGATCTGAGGTATTCGGAGGAGACAAGGCATTCAAGCTTTACGATACCTATGGCTTCCCATTGGAGCTTACTCTGGAGATCTTGAACGAGAAGGGCATCAAGCTCGATACAGATGGCTTCAAGGCTAATATGGAGGAGCAGAGACAAAGGGCAAGAAGTGCAAGAGAAGGCACAGACGGCGGATGGGGCGGAAAGGAAGAAGAGGAGCTAACAAAGGGCTTCAAATCGACCTTCCTTGGCTATGACACCACCAGGGCTGAGTCTGTAGTGCTAGCCTTGTTCAAGGAGGGCGAGAGAGTCATCCACCTGAGCGAGGGAGAGGAAGGACTTGTTATCCTTAAAGAGACTCCTTTCTACGGCGAGCAGGGCGGTCAGGTAGGAGACAAGGGCAAGCTTCTGTTCGAGGGAGGCTATGCTGAGGTAACCGATGCAAGACCTACCAAGGAAGGCGCTATACTCCATATTATATCCGTTAAGGAAGGCCAGCTGAAGGAAGATATGAAAGCAGAGGCAGCTGTGGATGACGAGCTGCGCGATGCTACGAGAAGGAACCACTCAGCTACACACCTGCTGCACAAGGCACTGAAATCAGTTTTAGGCGGTCACGTAAACCAGGCAGGCTCACTTGTAATGCCAAACAGACTCCGCTTCGACTTCACTCACTTCGAGGCAGTAAGCAAGGAGGACCTCGCAAGGATCGAGGCCGAGGTAAACCATAACCTGTTAAGGGCGATGCCGGTGGTTACAGAGGTTGTCACTCTTAAGGAGGCACAGGAGAAAGGTGTTATAGGGCTGTTTGAGGATAAGTACGGCGAAGTGGTAAGAGTCGTTTCCATGGGAGACTACTCCCAGGAGCTTTGCGGCGGCACACACGTTTCAAATACAGGGCAGATAGGTCTGTTCAAGATAGTGTCGGAGGCAGGTATTGCTGCCGGAGTAAGAAGGATAGAGGCACTGACAGGGCTAAATGCCTTTGATTACATGAACAGTCTTGAAAAAGAGCTCGAGCAGCTTTCACATTCGATGAAGACCAACAGACAATCGTTGAAGGAAAGAGCACAGGTCATCATGGAGGAGCTCAAGGAAAAGGAAAGAGAGATAGGAAGGCTTAAAGACAAGCTTTCTGCAAATATAGCGGATGAGATACTTTCAACTGCAAAGGAAGTCGAGGGAGTCAAGGTAATAGTGTACACTGCGCCCGAGATGGATATGAACAGCCTGAGGAACCTTGGAGATGAGCTAAAGGCAAGGCTTCGTTCAGGAGTAGTCGTTCTTGCAACTGCCATCGGCGAAAAGGTTTCACTTGTTGCCATGGCGACCAAGGATGTAACTGAGAAGGGAATACATGCTGGAAACATTGTAAAGGCTGTAGCAGCTGCAACAGGCGGAAGCGGCGGTGGAAGACCGGAGATGGCACAGGCCGGAGGCAAGGATGTCTCCAAATTGAAGGAAGCAATGGATAGTGTTGAAGGTTTGGTAAGGGAACAGTTGAAGAGATAA
- a CDS encoding AI-2E family transporter has translation MGLSTAPVLSVKLVWILLPILLFLIIYYLINIGNRYVAPRKAIHYNTKLILWGIITLFALYFVVQIFRKYTLISDTFFTILVSMLLAYLLNPSVTYFERKGMKRILAASIVYLIILGGIVILFLAVLPRTGREIMRLGANLPQYLTSVTNWFQNLYSSYSDTFGEMPEILQSIENVVSQNIDRIQQSLANGAEKFILGLAGMLSRIVSLVLTPVLTFYFLVDKDHFQKKVDVLIPSRYKEEIYKLLGEMDDAMSQFIRGRLLMAVVVGITTTIFLFLMGIEFAIIIGFITGLADIIPYIGPFLGFLPAVVFAFISSPTKALWVGALFLLIQWMENNILGPKVLGKTTGMHPLTVLVSIITGGTIFGIMGMIVSVPAVNIGIILYRYIKDKVNKRLSDNSETGTN, from the coding sequence ATGGGATTGAGCACAGCGCCTGTGCTTTCAGTAAAACTCGTATGGATCCTTTTACCGATCCTTCTTTTCCTTATCATCTACTATCTGATAAATATTGGAAACAGGTATGTGGCACCGAGAAAGGCGATCCATTACAATACCAAGCTTATCCTTTGGGGGATAATCACACTATTCGCCCTTTATTTTGTGGTGCAGATATTCAGGAAGTATACTCTTATATCAGATACCTTCTTCACGATACTGGTATCAATGCTGCTGGCATATCTATTAAATCCCTCCGTCACTTACTTTGAACGGAAGGGGATGAAAAGGATCCTTGCTGCATCCATAGTATACCTAATAATCCTGGGCGGCATCGTCATATTGTTCCTTGCAGTGCTTCCAAGAACAGGCAGGGAGATCATGCGACTGGGTGCAAATCTGCCTCAGTACTTAACTTCAGTCACAAATTGGTTCCAGAATCTTTACTCCAGCTATTCTGACACATTTGGTGAGATGCCTGAAATACTCCAGTCAATTGAAAATGTAGTTTCACAGAACATCGACCGGATACAGCAAAGCCTTGCAAACGGGGCAGAGAAGTTTATTCTCGGTCTGGCTGGTATGCTGTCACGGATAGTAAGCCTGGTACTTACACCTGTTTTAACCTTCTACTTCCTGGTTGACAAGGACCATTTCCAAAAGAAAGTAGATGTTCTGATCCCTTCAAGGTACAAGGAGGAGATATATAAGCTTCTCGGCGAGATGGATGATGCGATGTCGCAGTTTATCCGGGGCAGACTTCTCATGGCTGTAGTAGTTGGAATTACCACTACCATATTCCTGTTCCTGATGGGAATAGAGTTTGCGATAATAATCGGGTTTATAACAGGACTTGCGGATATCATCCCCTATATCGGACCTTTCCTTGGATTCCTGCCGGCAGTTGTGTTCGCCTTTATTTCCAGTCCCACGAAGGCACTATGGGTGGGAGCGCTCTTTTTACTTATCCAATGGATGGAGAACAACATACTGGGCCCAAAGGTCCTTGGAAAGACCACCGGAATGCATCCCCTGACTGTTTTGGTTTCCATAATAACGGGAGGAACCATTTTCGGTATAATGGGAATGATCGTTTCAGTTCCGGCTGTGAACATAGGGATAATACTTTACAGGTATATTAAAGATAAGGTCAACAAAAGACTTTCCGACAACTCAGAAACCGGAACAAATTGA
- the nifU gene encoding Fe-S cluster assembly scaffold protein NifU produces MYSEKVMEHFMHPHNVGEIENADGVGEVGNAKCGDIMKMYLKIDGEIITDVKFKTFGCGSAIASSSMATELIKGRTVKEAMELTNKAVADALDGLPPVKMHCSVLAEQAIKSALLDYSHKTGVKIEGLEDVDFDDEHLHDHADEE; encoded by the coding sequence ATGTATTCAGAGAAGGTAATGGAGCACTTCATGCATCCGCACAATGTTGGAGAGATAGAGAACGCAGACGGCGTCGGTGAAGTAGGCAACGCAAAATGCGGTGATATAATGAAGATGTATCTTAAGATAGACGGAGAGATAATAACCGACGTAAAATTCAAGACCTTTGGATGCGGTTCTGCGATAGCGTCATCTAGCATGGCTACTGAGCTTATAAAGGGAAGAACAGTAAAGGAAGCCATGGAGCTTACAAACAAGGCAGTAGCAGATGCGCTTGATGGACTTCCACCGGTAAAAATGCACTGCAGCGTACTTGCTGAGCAGGCAATCAAATCAGCTCTGCTTGATTATTCCCATAAAACAGGGGTAAAAATAGAGGGATTGGAAGATGTTGACTTCGATGACGAGCATCTCCACGACCACGCTGACGAAGAATAA
- the nifS gene encoding cysteine desulfurase NifS gives MNKMIYMDHSATTPVKKEVLEEMLPYFSEFYGNPSSVYALSNHSRLAIDKARERVAKAIGAKKTEVFFTGGGSEADNWALKGIAYKNKDKGNHIITTKIEHHAILHTCEYLEQQGFKVTYLDVDEYGMISLEELEKAITEKTILISIMFANNEIGTIQPVKEIGELAKKHGVLFHTDAVQAVGSLPIDVKEMNIDLLSMSAHKLYGPKGVGALYIRQGTKIDPLIAGGAQEKNKRAGTENTPGIVGLGKAIELAYEHLEENTTYLISLRERLIKGIKERIPYVRLNGHPEKRLPGNANFCFQFIEGEALLLSLDMVGIAGSSGSACTSGSLDPSHVLLAIGLPHEIAHGSLRLSLGTGNTEEEVDFAVEKLVGIVDRLRMMSPLYEKIQGGNK, from the coding sequence ATGAACAAAATGATATACATGGACCACTCTGCAACCACACCGGTAAAAAAAGAAGTGCTTGAGGAAATGCTACCATACTTCAGCGAGTTTTATGGAAATCCCTCAAGCGTATACGCGCTTAGCAACCACTCGAGGCTTGCAATTGACAAGGCAAGGGAAAGAGTTGCCAAGGCCATAGGGGCCAAGAAGACCGAGGTATTCTTTACAGGCGGCGGCTCTGAGGCTGATAACTGGGCACTCAAAGGAATAGCATATAAGAATAAGGACAAGGGAAACCACATCATAACCACAAAAATCGAACACCACGCAATACTCCATACCTGTGAGTATCTTGAGCAGCAAGGCTTCAAGGTGACATATCTGGACGTTGATGAGTACGGGATGATATCGCTTGAGGAGCTTGAGAAAGCAATAACCGAAAAGACAATACTTATTTCCATAATGTTTGCCAACAATGAAATCGGTACTATCCAGCCTGTTAAGGAAATTGGAGAACTGGCGAAGAAACACGGAGTTCTTTTCCATACTGATGCAGTTCAGGCAGTAGGCAGTCTTCCTATTGACGTAAAGGAAATGAACATCGACCTCTTAAGCATGTCAGCTCATAAACTTTACGGACCTAAAGGCGTTGGAGCTCTTTACATCAGGCAGGGAACAAAGATAGATCCTCTTATAGCAGGCGGCGCACAGGAAAAGAACAAAAGGGCAGGAACTGAGAACACACCTGGTATAGTAGGCCTTGGAAAAGCAATTGAGCTTGCTTACGAGCATCTTGAGGAGAATACTACTTACCTGATCTCACTTAGGGAAAGATTGATCAAGGGCATTAAGGAAAGAATACCATACGTCAGACTTAATGGACACCCGGAGAAAAGACTTCCCGGCAATGCCAACTTCTGCTTCCAGTTTATCGAGGGCGAAGCGCTTCTTTTGAGCCTTGATATGGTTGGCATCGCTGGCTCAAGCGGCTCTGCATGTACCTCAGGCTCTCTTGATCCATCCCATGTGCTATTAGCAATAGGCCTTCCTCACGAAATAGCCCACGGTTCACTTAGACTGTCACTGGGAACAGGCAACACTGAGGAAGAGGTGGATTTTGCTGTTGAAAAGCTCGTGGGAATAGTGGACAGATTGAGAATGATGTCACCGTTATATGAAAAAATTCAAGGGGGTAACAAATAA
- a CDS encoding RrF2 family transcriptional regulator, protein MKLSTKGRYGLMAMYQLAQDYGQGPISLKYVAEKQGLSENYLEQLFSSLKKEGLLTSTRGAYGGYMLSRKPHEITVGQVLRSLEGQMSPSECVSEDGFDCVRDDSCATRLVFAKIKDSIDRVIDSISLEDMVRDSQPGLYREELK, encoded by the coding sequence ATGAAACTGTCAACCAAGGGGCGTTACGGGCTAATGGCGATGTATCAATTGGCTCAGGATTATGGACAGGGGCCAATATCTCTTAAATATGTAGCGGAAAAGCAGGGCTTGTCAGAGAACTACCTTGAACAGCTGTTTTCAAGCCTGAAGAAGGAAGGGCTTCTTACAAGTACAAGAGGAGCATATGGCGGATACATGCTGTCAAGAAAACCGCATGAAATAACTGTTGGACAGGTTCTGAGATCTCTGGAGGGGCAAATGTCACCTTCAGAATGTGTATCTGAGGACGGCTTTGATTGCGTGAGGGACGATAGCTGTGCAACCAGATTGGTGTTTGCTAAAATAAAGGATAGCATCGACAGGGTGATCGACTCCATAAGCCTTGAGGATATGGTTAGAGACAGCCAGCCGGGACTATATCGGGAGGAATTAAAATGA
- a CDS encoding L-threonine 3-dehydrogenase produces the protein MRKILITGALGQIGSELAVRMRDVYGNANVIISDLKAKETHKELIENGPFEVIDVMDKDRMAEVVDKYGINTIVNLAAILSATGEARPDLCWSINMNGLYNVLELAREKKLSVFTPSSIAVFGDLTPKDSTPQDTVMRPGTMYGVTKVAGELLCDYYFHKFGVDTRGVRFPGLISYDTLPGGGTTDYAVHIYYEALKNGKYSSFIDKGTKMDMMYMPDALDAILNLMEADSSRLIHRNAFNIAAMSFDPEEIAASIRKHIPGFVLEYDVDPIRQAIADSWPNSLDDSAARAEWGWAPKYLLDDMTKDMLEKLSKKLNIKI, from the coding sequence ATGAGAAAGATACTTATTACTGGAGCGCTTGGACAGATAGGTTCCGAGCTGGCAGTAAGAATGAGAGACGTTTATGGTAATGCAAACGTTATCATCAGCGATCTTAAAGCCAAGGAAACCCATAAGGAGCTCATTGAAAACGGACCATTTGAAGTAATAGATGTTATGGATAAGGATCGTATGGCAGAGGTGGTAGACAAATACGGAATAAATACCATTGTAAACCTCGCTGCCATACTCTCAGCAACTGGCGAAGCAAGGCCGGACCTGTGCTGGAGCATTAACATGAACGGGCTTTATAATGTGCTTGAGCTTGCAAGGGAGAAAAAGCTGTCTGTGTTTACACCAAGCTCGATTGCAGTTTTTGGTGATTTGACTCCAAAGGATTCTACTCCACAGGATACTGTGATGAGACCTGGCACCATGTATGGTGTCACCAAGGTGGCAGGCGAGCTATTATGTGACTATTATTTCCATAAATTCGGGGTTGACACGAGGGGTGTCAGATTCCCAGGACTTATTTCCTACGATACACTGCCTGGAGGGGGAACTACCGACTATGCAGTGCATATTTACTATGAAGCCCTTAAGAATGGAAAATACTCAAGCTTTATAGATAAGGGAACAAAGATGGATATGATGTACATGCCTGATGCCCTTGATGCAATCCTAAACCTGATGGAGGCAGACAGTTCAAGGCTGATCCACAGAAATGCCTTTAATATCGCGGCTATGAGCTTCGATCCTGAAGAGATCGCTGCATCTATAAGAAAGCACATCCCCGGATTTGTTCTTGAATACGATGTGGACCCTATAAGGCAGGCGATAGCAGATTCCTGGCCAAATTCACTTGACGACAGCGCAGCCAGGGCAGAGTGGGGCTGGGCACCTAAATACCTTTTGGACGACATGACAAAGGATATGCTTGAGAAGCTGAGTAAGAAGTTGAATATCAAGATTTAG